From the Nostoc sp. PCC 7107 genome, the window ACTATTGCCGTTCCATCTATTAAATCAGAACCATGATCTCGAAGGAAACCCTATTTGCCCTTTCTCTATTTCCCTATTTGGGTTTCTTGTGGTTTATTAGCCGTAGTCAGGAAATGCCACGTTTAGCACTATATGGATTTTACGGCACACTTGTATTTGTGGGCGTGACCATCCCGGTAGGTATATACGCCAAGGTACATTATGGAGAAACTTTAGCAAATGTAGATTGGCTACACGGTGGTGCTGAAGTATTTTTAACCCTAGCTAACATCTTACTTGTAATTGGTTTTCGCCAAGCTGTGAAGGAATTAAAAGACAGAAGGCAGGAGGCAGAAGGCAGAAGGCAGGAGTAGATATTATGGTTTCGACCTTTGAACTTGGAACTTCAACCTCAGAACCCGAAACTTCACACCTCATACTTCATACTTTTTTCCCTACTCCCTATTTTTTAAAAGGAAACTTCAATGGACGTAATTCCAGCAATCGATTTACTTGAAGGTCGTTGTGTGCGACTTTATCAAGGAGACTATGAAAAATCGCAGGTTTTTAGTGAAAATCCGGTTGATGTTGCGAAACAATGGGTAGATCAAGGTGCAACTCGCTTGCACTTAGTTGATTTAGATGGAGCCAAAGCAGGTAAAGTAGTAAACTTGAAAGCGATAGCTTCAATTGCTCAAGCAATATCAGTACCGATTGAAGTTGGTGGCGGATTGCGCGATCGCGTTAGTGTGGAACAATTGTTTAACTTGGGTGTACAATGGGCAATTCTGGGAACTGTCGCTGTTGAACAACCCCAGTTAGTGCAGGAACTCTGCCAAGAATTTCCCCAACAGATTATTATCGGCATTGATGCGCGTAATGGTAAAGTAGCAACTCGTGGCTGGTTAGAAACCTCGGAAGTTTTAGCTACCCAACTAGCTGTGCGAATGCAAGAATTAGGTGCAGCAGCTATTATCTACACCGATATTCACCGCGATGGAACTCTCAGTGGCCCCAACATCGAAG encodes:
- a CDS encoding DUF3593 domain-containing protein — protein: MISKETLFALSLFPYLGFLWFISRSQEMPRLALYGFYGTLVFVGVTIPVGIYAKVHYGETLANVDWLHGGAEVFLTLANILLVIGFRQAVKELKDRRQEAEGRRQE
- the hisA gene encoding 1-(5-phosphoribosyl)-5-[(5-phosphoribosylamino)methylideneamino]imidazole-4-carboxamide isomerase is translated as MDVIPAIDLLEGRCVRLYQGDYEKSQVFSENPVDVAKQWVDQGATRLHLVDLDGAKAGKVVNLKAIASIAQAISVPIEVGGGLRDRVSVEQLFNLGVQWAILGTVAVEQPQLVQELCQEFPQQIIIGIDARNGKVATRGWLETSEVLATQLAVRMQELGAAAIIYTDIHRDGTLSGPNIEALRELTNAISIPVIASGGVSSVTDLLSLLALEPQGVTGAIVGRALYTGDILLKEALRAIGPGRIQDIPPNLDFSSFA